In Spirochaetota bacterium, the DNA window GAAGATTAAAAGGCAAAAATATAAATAATACTTCTAGAACAATAATTATAAATGTTTTGTAATTCATAAAAATTAATTATTTTATAATAAAAAAACTTATTCACTTAATAAAAAAATAAGAGTTTTTCTAATTAAATAATCTGGAAAGTAATAAAAATTTATATTATTTCCAAAATCTGTAAAGGTAAAAGCATTTTTTATTTTTTCTTTTTCGAGAGTATATTTTGTTTCTATATTAAACTTTTCAATCAAATATTCTTTGCTATAATCAATAAAAACTATTGGTTCTGAAAGTATAATTTTTTCAACTCTCTTACTTTCTTTTACTTTTAAAGCTTTATTTTTAATACTTTTTGCAATTAAAAAGTTTATAAGAAATGTAATAAAAAAAATAGAAACAAATAAAATGATTAATATACCATAATATTTTCTTAAAAGTTCTAGAAATTCTTGAAATATACTTTTTTCTTTTTTTTCATCCATAAAAAATCTACTTTATTTTTTCTAGTTTAGCTGAAACTACCTTTGAAACACCACTTTCTTCCATTGTTATTCCATACAATATATCAGCAATTTCAAGAGTTATTTTATTATGAGATATAATAATAAATTGGGTATCTTTAGAAAATTCAATTAAAAGTTTTTTAAACCTTTCTACATTTATTTCATCTAAAGCTGCATCAACTTCATCCATAATACAAAATGGAGAAGGTCTATATAAAAACAAAGCAAATAAAAGAGAGATAGCACTCATAGTTTTTTCACCCCCTGATAATAAATTTAAATAATTAACTTTTTTACCAGGTGGTTGAATTTTTATGTCGACTCCTGTCTCAAGAATGTTTTCAGGATTGGTTAAAATCAATGAAGCTTCCCCACCTCCAAAAACATTTTTAAAAATCATTTTAAAATTTTTATTTACTTCATCAAAAGTTTTTAAAAAAGTCTTTGAAAGCTCATCATTCAACTTAGAGATAACTTTTTGAATATCTTCTATCGACTTAAGAATATCATTTTTCTGCTCTGTCAAAAAATCATATCTTTTTTTTACCTCTTCATACTCATCTATAGCTAAAAGATTAACTTCTCCAATTTCTTCAAGTTTTATTTGTGCATCTTTAATATTTTTTCTTAAAGTAGCTTCACTTTCAATCGAGAAATCCTCATAATTTAATATAGAAATATCCTCCCTGTAATTTTCAAAAAAAATTGTCCTTAAAGTTTCCAGTTGTGTTTCAAGTTTTGCTTTTGAAGATACAAAACTATTAATAGTGTCATTAAATTTTCTCTTTTCTTCAAAAAGTTCATTAAATTGTTTTTGAAGAAATAATAACTCATTAGATAATTTGTCTATTTCAGTTTCCATTTGTTTTATATTTTTATCAATAGAATTTTTTTCTTCAAGGAGTTTTTCTCTATTTTTAATTGTTTGTAAAACTTTCTCTTTTGACTCCTGTAATTTGTTATTCAAATTTGATATTTCAGAATTAGTATTTTCTATTTGATAATTTATTTCAATTATCTCTTTTTTATACTTTTCCCTCTGGTTTCTAATATTCTTTACTCTTTCCATAATAGTAGAAAGTTTAATTTGAATATTTGATTTTTCTATAAGAAACATCTCTTTTAACTTAGTTATATTCTTCAACTCTTCATCATAATTTTTAATATTTTTTTTAATACCTTCATGTTTTTTATTTAAATCATTTAAAATTTCTATTATTTCCTCTCTTTTTTTAAAAGAACTACTATCTGAAAATAAAAGATTTTCACCTTCATTAAACAAATAATAATGATTATCTAATGTATTAAAAAGTTCTTCAAGAGAAATATAGATATTATTTAATTCTTCTATTGTTTTTGTTATTAGATCTCCAGATATATTTTTATTTAAATTTTTGATATCTTGAAAAAATTGTAATTTGTTCTTTAACTTAATTTTTATTAAGTTTAATTTATCAAATTCATTTTTAAAAAAATTTTTTTCATTTTTAAAGTTCAATTCCAATTTATAAATAATTTTATTTATATCTTCTACTTGCTGAGTTACAATATCTCTCTCTTTTTTTGAGTATTCATTAATCTGATTTTCTATACTTTTTTCTTCTTCTTTTAATTTCTCCATTTCACTTGTTTTTGCACTAATTTCTGAATTTATATCACTTATTTTTAATTCATACTCATCAAGCCTCAATTTTAAACTTTCTATATTTCCTTCTTCATCCTCTATATCCATTAAAATCAATTCTTCAAGCTCTGTTTTTTTACTTTGATAAATTTTTAAGTTATTAATTTTATTGTTTAACTGATTTTGCAAATCATCAATTATACTTCTATAAAAACCAATCGTGTTTTCTGCAGTCGTAATTTCTCCATCGATTTTAATAACCAATTCTCTTTGAGAAATTATCTTTTTACCAATGTTTTCTATTTGATCTTTTTTTTCTTTAGAGATAGCTTCAAGATATTCTATTTTTTCTTTTAATTCATTATTTTTCTTTTCAAAATTATTATACTCATCTTCAAGATCTTTAAGCTCTCTCAAAGTCGTAAAATATTTTTTTATAAACAATTTTTTTTCAGAATCACTTAATATATTTTTATACTCTTTAAATTTTTTTGCTTTTTCAGCTTGGGTATACAATCTGTCAAGTTCATTTTTTATTTCATTTAATAAAAGATCAATTTGCACTAAGTTTTCATTTGTTTTTTTTAATTTATTTATAGCTTCATCCCTTTCTTGTCTATTTTTTTTAATATTCGCAGCTTCTTCAATAATAGCCCTTTTCTCCTCAGGTTTAGATGAAATTATGGTTTCTACATTTCCTTGAGCTATTATAGAATAATCAGATGAAGTTATCCCATTTTGAAGATAAAATTTTTCCAACTCTTTAATAGTTACCTGCCTGTTGTTAATATATACTTCAAACTCGCCTGATTGATATAACCTTTTTTTAATTTTATATTCTTCTAATTCAATTCCACTATCATTTGAAAATATTAATTCTACTTCAGCAAATCCAGCTTGACTCCTTGTATCACTACCTTTAAAAATTAAGTCCTGTTTTTCTCTAGCTCTTAAAATTTTTAAACCACTTTTTTGAAACATCCATAATATCGCATCTACAATATTACTCTTGCCACAACCATTTGGACCTACTAAAGCTATAATTTGTTTATCAAAAAGCAAAGAAACTTTATCAGCAAATGACTTAAAACCATAAATGTTAATTTTAGATAACTTCATTTAAATTTCCTGGCTAGAATTATTAATTTTTTCAATATTTTATTAACTAATAAATTTTTTCTATAATATCTTCAAAACTTAAATCTGTAAAACTTATAGATTGTATACCAAATGATATAACAAACTTAAAATAATAACTATTTTTTAATGAATCATAAAAATAATTACCACTTAAATTTAAATATCCAAAAAAATCATGAAAATCTCTTTTAATTCCAATTGAAATATAATTTAATTTAAAATAAGAAATAATTCTATCATTAATATTAAAAAAATTAAATGATCTAAATAAATCAATCATCAGATCAATTAAATTATTATAAGTATAAAATTTTTCATTAGAAGAGTTTATTGAAACATTCATATTAAATTTATCTTGAAAATTAACATTTAATACAAAAAGATTTGTAAATTTTGTATCTAGTTTGTCAATTAAATTTTGATAAAATCCTACTGTATTAGAAATATTTACTTTTAAATTATAAAAATTAAAATTATATAAATTTATTCTTAATAAATAATTATTATAAATAAAAAGATTATAAAAAATTGAATATTCTCCATTATAAGAAAGATTAATCAATCTAGATGGATTAAAAATCAAACTATATTTTATATTAGACACCCTTTTTAAATTAAAGGAAAATAAATTTTTTGTTTCACTATCATATAAATTTATAAAATTTGAAATATTTATAATAATTAAATTATACAATAAATTTATATTTAAAGAATTATTAATTATTGAACTTTTCCATCCATTTTGATCTTCAATATAAAACATTTTTATATAGTTAGTAGTATAACTTGAGTTTAATTTAATAAAATCTAAATTTATTAAAAAATTAGATGATAAATTAAAATTATAATAACTATTTTTACTATTTATAGTGTTTGTTTTAAAATCAATCGAATCATTTAAACTTAAAGAATTTAAAATCGTTAAATTAATATTAAATAATTTTAGAATATCTAATTTAAAGTTAAATGGGATATTTAAACTAGTCTGCTTG includes these proteins:
- a CDS encoding AAA family ATPase, whose amino-acid sequence is MKLSKINIYGFKSFADKVSLLFDKQIIALVGPNGCGKSNIVDAILWMFQKSGLKILRAREKQDLIFKGSDTRSQAGFAEVELIFSNDSGIELEEYKIKKRLYQSGEFEVYINNRQVTIKELEKFYLQNGITSSDYSIIAQGNVETIISSKPEEKRAIIEEAANIKKNRQERDEAINKLKKTNENLVQIDLLLNEIKNELDRLYTQAEKAKKFKEYKNILSDSEKKLFIKKYFTTLRELKDLEDEYNNFEKKNNELKEKIEYLEAISKEKKDQIENIGKKIISQRELVIKIDGEITTAENTIGFYRSIIDDLQNQLNNKINNLKIYQSKKTELEELILMDIEDEEGNIESLKLRLDEYELKISDINSEISAKTSEMEKLKEEEKSIENQINEYSKKERDIVTQQVEDINKIIYKLELNFKNEKNFFKNEFDKLNLIKIKLKNKLQFFQDIKNLNKNISGDLITKTIEELNNIYISLEELFNTLDNHYYLFNEGENLLFSDSSSFKKREEIIEILNDLNKKHEGIKKNIKNYDEELKNITKLKEMFLIEKSNIQIKLSTIMERVKNIRNQREKYKKEIIEINYQIENTNSEISNLNNKLQESKEKVLQTIKNREKLLEEKNSIDKNIKQMETEIDKLSNELLFLQKQFNELFEEKRKFNDTINSFVSSKAKLETQLETLRTIFFENYREDISILNYEDFSIESEATLRKNIKDAQIKLEEIGEVNLLAIDEYEEVKKRYDFLTEQKNDILKSIEDIQKVISKLNDELSKTFLKTFDEVNKNFKMIFKNVFGGGEASLILTNPENILETGVDIKIQPPGKKVNYLNLLSGGEKTMSAISLLFALFLYRPSPFCIMDEVDAALDEINVERFKKLLIEFSKDTQFIIISHNKITLEIADILYGITMEESGVSKVVSAKLEKIK